GCGAAGTGGTTCAAGCCGCCGCTCCTCTACTGGGCCGAGCGCGCCGCCTACGCCGCCTTCGGCCGCGGCTTCTTCGGCGGGCGCCTGCCGGCGGCGCTGTGCGCGATCGCGCTGGCGCTCCTCACCGGCGCCCTCGCCCGCCGCATGTACGGCGAGCCGGCGGAGCTCCTCGCCACCCTCCTCGTCGGCAGCACCTTCGGCTGGGTGAAGTTCGGCCGGATGGCGATGATGGACGCGCCCATGACGCTCGCCTTCACCGCCGCCGCGTACGGCGCCTGGCGCGCCTGCGAGGAGGATCGCCCCCGGCAGCTCCTCTGGGCGGGCCTCGGCGCGGGCGCCGCCTTCATGCTGAAGGGGCCGGTCGGCGCGGTGATCATCCTCCTCCTGGCCGGCGGCTTCGTCGCGCTGCGGCGGCCGCGCCTGCTGGCAGGCCGGTACACGCTGGGCGCGTTCGCGCTGGGCGCGCTCGTCGGCCTGCCCTGGTACGTCGCGAGCTTCGCCGTGCACGGCCGCCGCTTCTACGACTTCTTCGTGGTGGAGCAGAACCTCGACCGGTTCCGCCACCCCTGGACGCTGGGGGGCGAGGCGACGCTGCTCGTCGGGCTGCTGGTGTTCCTCCTGCCCTGGACGCTGCTCGTGCTCGCGGCGCTGCCAGGCGCGCTGCGCACCTGGCGCGAGCCCGGCTCGCTCCTGCCGCTCCTCTGGATGGCGGTGGTGCTGGCGGTCTTCACCGTCCCGTCGCTCAAGTGGCCGCACTACGGCCTCGGCTGCGCGCCGGCGGCGGCCCTGCTCGCCGCGCGCGCCGCGCCGCCGCGCTGGGCCCGCCTCGGCACGGCCGCGCTGCTGGCCGCGCTGGCGGCCGGCGCGCTGGCGGTGCTGCGGTGGCCGCTCGCGCCCGCGGCGGTGGCGGCCATCGCCCCCGCCGCGCTCGCCTTCGCGGCGGCCGCGGCGCTCTGCGCGCGCGGGCGGCTGGCGCCCGCGGCCGCCAGCGCCGGCGGCGGGCTGGCGCTGCTGCTCGCCTTCGCCATCCCCGCCGTGAACCCGCCCGTCATCCCGCGCGAGGCGCTGGCGCGCCTCGCCGGGCGCGACCTCCACGTCTACGACTACGTGCCGGGCATCTTCACGCTGGGCGCGGGCCGGCCGGTCCACCGCGTCGAGCGCGCGGCCCTCGCGCCGACGCTCGCCGGGGGCGGGGTGGTCATCCTGGCGCGGGGCGCGCTCGACCACCTGCCGCCGGAGCTCGCGGCGCGCCTCGCGCCCGTCGCCCGCTGGGAGCACATCCCCGGCTACCTGCCGCCGGCGGTCGTGGCGCGCAGCTGGCTCGAGCGCGACCCGTCGCTGCTCTTCGAGCCGATGCTGGCGGTCGAGCTGCGGAGCGGGGCGGTGGGCGCGCGCTGAGCCGCGCACCGCGGGGGTGCCGGCGGGGGAGGAGTGCGACCTCGACCGTCGACCGTCGACCTCGACCATCGACCATCGACCTCGACCTCGACCTCGATGCGGCGCAAGCACTTCGCGCTGGCCAACGGCTCGCTGCACGAGGTGGTCGGCGCCGTGGATCTGGCGCGTGCGATCGGGGCGCTCGCGCCCGAGCCCGCGCGGCGCGCGCAGGCGCTCGCGGTCCGGGTGAAGCACATGCTGCGCGCGCTGGCGAGGTGAGTCCCGCAGGCACTCAGCCGCGCACGCCGCCCCGGCCGTGCCGCACCGCGCCCGCGCGCGCACGAGGCGCCATTGCGGAGCGCCGCCCCCGGCGCCAGGTTCGCCGGAACGCGCCCACGGGGACCTCGACCGCGGCGAGGACTGACCGAAGCACCGCGGCGCGCAGGCGCCGCGGTGCAAGATTCCGCAGCCGCCTCTCGAGGACCGCGGTGCGCGTTCTGGCCATGAGGACCCCGGCGCGGCGCGGAGCACGGGCGCCGACGCGCGCGCGGGCGCGGGGCGGCCAGGGTAGGAACGTGGCGGCACCCCGACCCCGACCCCGACATCGACCTCGACCCCGACCGCGGCTTCGACGCCGACCGCGACTTCGTTACCGCGCCGGGGCAGGCGGCGCGGGCGGCGGCCGCGGCGCGTAGAAGCGGTAGCGCCGCACCACGCGCCCGCGCCACGTCGCCGCCAGCTCACCCCGCTCCTCCAGCGGACCGAGCAGCTCCTCCAGCTTCGCCCGCGACGGCCCGAGCCGCTCCGGCGCGACCACGAGGAGCGGGCGCGGGTCGGGCGGCGCCGGCGGGTAGTAGCTGGGCCCGGCCGGCCGGTCGGAGACGTAGGCGAGCGGCTCGGCGGAGCGCCACCCGAGCTGGCCCACCGCCATCCAGTGCGTCGTCGCGAGCCGCGCCCCGGGCGCGAGGCGGCGCGCCACCGCGAGCGGCTCCTCCCAGCCGCGCAGCTCGTCGAGCGGGCTCGCCCACGGGAGGGGCAGCGCCAGGGCGAGGAGGAGCGCCGCCACCAGCGCGCCGCCGGTCCACAGCGCGGCCCGGGCCCAGCGCGCGCCGGCCGCGGCGAGGAGCAGGAGCGCGGAGAGCCAGGCCGGGGCCGGCCAGTGCGGGAGCGCGCCGGGGGTGCGCGCGGCGGCGAGCGTGAAGAAGGCGGCCACCGGGAGCGCGGTCAGGGCCGCCGCGAGCCGGGCCGGAGGCTGCGCCGCGCCGGCCCGGAGCGCGCGCCACGCCGCCGCGGCGGCGAGCGCGAGCAGCACCGGCGAGACGTAGGCGGCCTGCGCCCCGGCCGACTGCGCCAGGCGGGCCCACGAGAAGCTGCGCCCGGAGAGCCCGTGCTGGAGCTGGAAGGCGAACGACGGCCAGCCGTGCGCGGCGTTCCACCGCAGCATGGGGGCGGCGAGGAGGAGCGCCAGCCCCGCGCCGAGCCAGGGCCAGGGGGTGGCGAGCGCGCGGCGCCCTTCGCCGGTCGCGAGGAGCGCGCCCAGCACCCCGGCCGCGAGCAGGCCGGCGGTGAGCTTCGAGAGCGCCGCCATCCCCAGCAGCGCGCCGGCGAGGAGGAAGAGCCGCCGGTCGGCCCGCAGCGCCCGGTCCACGGCCCACAGCGCGCCGGCCCACGCGAACGCGAGCGGCGCGTCGGGCGTGGCGAGCACCGCGCCGACCGAGAACACCGGGGCCGCCTGCAGGAGCGCCGCCGCCAGCACCGCCGCGCGCGGCCCGGCCCAGGCGCGCGCCAGCGAGGCGGCGAAGAGGGTCGTCCCCGCCTGCAGCAGCAGCGAGGGCAGGCGCACCGCCAGCGCGCACCGGCCGAAGAGCCGCAGCGGGCCGGCGATGAGCCAGGCGACGAGCGGCGGGTGATCGAGGTACCCGGGCGCGAGGTGGCGCGCCCAGTCGACGTAGTAGGCCTCGTCGGTGGTGATCGGCGCGAGCGCCGCGAGCGCCGCCCGCCCCGCGAGGCCTAGGCCGGTGATGAGCAACACCGCGCGGGTGGCGGACCGGGGCAAGGCCCGAGGGTGGCTCGGTTCGGGGCGTATGTCGAGCCCGCGCGTTCGCTATGATGAACCCCCCGCACGCCCTCACGTGCGGCCCCTTCCCCTCGCCGGAGGTTCACCCATGGCCAGCACCGTCCCCGAGCTCAAGCCCTCCTCGCGCCTGCTCCTCGGCCCCGGCCCGAGCATGGTCCACCCGCGCGTCCTGCGCGCGATGTCGACGCCGCTGCTCGGCCACCTCGACCCCGAGTTCCTCGTCATCATGAACGAGGTGCAGGGGATGCTGCGCACAGTCTTCCAGACGGAGAACCCGTTTACCATCGCCATCTCCGGCACCGGCTCCGCCGGCATGGAGGCGGCGCTCGTGAACGTCGTCGAGCCGGGCGACAAGGTGATCGTGTGCGTGGCGGGCGTCTTCGGCGCCCGGCTGGCGGAGATCGTCGGCCGCTGCGGCGGGCAGCTCGTGAAGCTCGAGGTGCCCTGGGGCCAGGTCTTCACGCTCGACCGCATCGAGGAGGCGCTGCGCAAGGAGGGGCGGGTCAGGGCGGTGGCGATCGTGCACGCCGAGACCTCCACCGGCGCCCAGCAACCGCTCGACGGGCTCGGCAAGCTCTGCCGCGACCACGGCGCGCTCCTGGTGGTGGACGCCGTCACCTCCCTCGGCGGCGTGCCGGTCGAGGTGGATCGGAACGGGATCGACGTCTGCTACTCCGGGACGCAGAAGTGCCTCTCCTGCCCGCCCGGCCTGGCCCCGCTCACCTTCTCGCCGCGCGCGCTCGAGCTGGTGCGGGCCCGCAAGCACAAGGTCCAGAGCTGGTACCTCGACGTCTCGATGATCGCGGACTACTGGGCCGACGGGAAGCGCGCCTACCACCACACCGCGCCCATCAGCATGGTGTACGCGCTCCGCGAGTCGCTGCGCCTGGTGCTGGAGGAGGGGCTCGAGCCGCGCTTCGCGCGGCACCGCCGCCACTCGGCCGCGGTCATGGCCGGCCTGGCCGAGCTGGGCTGCACCCCCAACGCGGCCGAGGGGCACCGGCTGCCGAGCCTCAACTGCGTGCGGACGCCCGAGGGCGTGAACGACGAGGCGCCCATCCGGAAGGCGCTCCTCGCCGACCACGGCATCGAGATCGGCGGCGGCCTCGGGCCGCTCGTCGGCAAGATCTGGCGCATCGGGCTCATGGGCGAGTCGTCGCGGCAGGAGCACGTGCTGGCGGTGCTCGCCGCGCTGGAGCAGGCCCTGGCCCGGACCGGGCGCGCCGTCGCGCCGGGCGCGGCGGTCTCGGCGGCGCTGAAGACCTACGCGCGGTAGGGCGCCCGCTCAGCCCCCGGCGCCGCCGTCGGTCGCGGCGCCGGGCGCGGCCGCGAGCGGCAGCCGCAGCGTGAAGAGGGCGCCGCCCCGCGGGTGGTTCGCGGCGGAGAGCGCGCCCCCGTGCCGCTCGACGATGCCGTAGCTGATGGCGAGGCCGAGCCCGGTGCCCTTCCCGACCGGCTTGGTGGTGAAGAACGGGTCGAAGAGCCGCGGCAGGTTCTCCGGCTCGATCCCCGGGCCGTTGTCGTGGAACTCGAGCACCGCCGCGCCGCCCTCCACCCGGGCCGCGACCTCGAGCCGCGGGGCGGGCTGCGCCGCGGTGGCGTCGTGGGCGTTCTGCACCAGGTTCATGAGCACCTGCTGCAGCTGGCCGGGCGAGCCCTCCAGCTCCAGCGCGGGCGGCAGGTGGAGCTCGACCTCGAAGTTGGTCTTGGCCGCCTTGGCCACCCAATGGATCGCGCTCCGCACCACCGCCGTGAGGTCGAAGCGGCGGCGCTCCTCGCGGTCCACCGCCGAGAACCGCTTCAGCCCGTCCACGATGGCGCGCGTGCGCTCGGCGCCCTCGATGGTCCCCTCGATGAGCGGCTGCAGATCCTCGATGACCCGGTCGATGCGCAGCTCCGCCCGGAGCGCGGCCAGCTCGGCCGGCGGCGCGCCCCGGTGGACCGCGCCGAGGTAGCGCGCGAGCCGCGCCGTGTAGCGCTGCAGCGAGTAGACGTTGCCGAGCACGAAGCTGATGGGGTTGTTGAGCTCGTGGGCGACGCCGGCCACGAGCCGCCCGAGCGAGGCCATCTTCTCCGCGTGCACGAGCTGCTGCTGCGCGCGCTTCAGCTTCTCGTGCGCCTCGCGCAGGCCGTCGTAGGCGCGCCGGAGCTCGCCCACCGGCCGCCCGGTCACCACCATCCCCAGCACCCGGCCGGTGGGGCCGTGGCGCGGCGTGCCGTTGAGCGAGACCGGGATGGCGCTCCCGTCGGCGGCGCGCAGCTGCAGCTCGAGGTCGTGCACGGGGTCGCCGCCGGGCCGCACCAGGATCCGGGTCGCCTGCTCGCGCGACGCCGCGTCGGCGAACAGCTCGGCCACCGGCTGGCCGCGCAGCTCCTGCTCGGAGCGGCCGGTCAGCTTCACCAGCGAGTGGTTCACGTCCTCGATGGCGCCGTCGCGCCCGGAGACGAGCAGGATGTCGGACATCGAGCCGAGGACGCTCTCGATGAAGCGCTGCGACGCCTCCAGCGCCGCGTTCTTCTCCTCCAGCGCCACCTCGTACTGGAGCAGGTCGTTGTAGACCTCCTCCATCTTCTGGATCACCTGGATCCAGACGCCCTCGCCGACGCCCTCCGGCACCTGGCTCCAGTGCAGCGCCTCGTCCATGGGCACGCGCAGGGTCATCAGTGCACCGTGCACACCATGCAGGGGTCGAACGACCGCACCACGTGCTGCACCAGGACCGCCGCCTCGCCGTCCCCCACCGGCAGCCCGGTGAGCGCCTGCTCGAGCGGCCCGGGCTGGCCGCCGGCGTCGCGCGGCGAGAAGTTCCAGGTGGTGGGCGCGATGATCTGGTAGCCGTGGATGCGGCCGCCGCGCACC
The genomic region above belongs to Anaeromyxobacter diazotrophicus and contains:
- a CDS encoding pyridoxal-phosphate-dependent aminotransferase family protein, translated to MASTVPELKPSSRLLLGPGPSMVHPRVLRAMSTPLLGHLDPEFLVIMNEVQGMLRTVFQTENPFTIAISGTGSAGMEAALVNVVEPGDKVIVCVAGVFGARLAEIVGRCGGQLVKLEVPWGQVFTLDRIEEALRKEGRVRAVAIVHAETSTGAQQPLDGLGKLCRDHGALLVVDAVTSLGGVPVEVDRNGIDVCYSGTQKCLSCPPGLAPLTFSPRALELVRARKHKVQSWYLDVSMIADYWADGKRAYHHTAPISMVYALRESLRLVLEEGLEPRFARHRRHSAAVMAGLAELGCTPNAAEGHRLPSLNCVRTPEGVNDEAPIRKALLADHGIEIGGGLGPLVGKIWRIGLMGESSRQEHVLAVLAALEQALARTGRAVAPGAAVSAALKTYAR
- a CDS encoding sensor histidine kinase, translating into MTLRVPMDEALHWSQVPEGVGEGVWIQVIQKMEEVYNDLLQYEVALEEKNAALEASQRFIESVLGSMSDILLVSGRDGAIEDVNHSLVKLTGRSEQELRGQPVAELFADAASREQATRILVRPGGDPVHDLELQLRAADGSAIPVSLNGTPRHGPTGRVLGMVVTGRPVGELRRAYDGLREAHEKLKRAQQQLVHAEKMASLGRLVAGVAHELNNPISFVLGNVYSLQRYTARLARYLGAVHRGAPPAELAALRAELRIDRVIEDLQPLIEGTIEGAERTRAIVDGLKRFSAVDREERRRFDLTAVVRSAIHWVAKAAKTNFEVELHLPPALELEGSPGQLQQVLMNLVQNAHDATAAQPAPRLEVAARVEGGAAVLEFHDNGPGIEPENLPRLFDPFFTTKPVGKGTGLGLAISYGIVERHGGALSAANHPRGGALFTLRLPLAAAPGAATDGGAGG
- a CDS encoding glycosyltransferase family 39 protein encodes the protein MPRSATRAVLLITGLGLAGRAALAALAPITTDEAYYVDWARHLAPGYLDHPPLVAWLIAGPLRLFGRCALAVRLPSLLLQAGTTLFAASLARAWAGPRAAVLAAALLQAAPVFSVGAVLATPDAPLAFAWAGALWAVDRALRADRRLFLLAGALLGMAALSKLTAGLLAAGVLGALLATGEGRRALATPWPWLGAGLALLLAAPMLRWNAAHGWPSFAFQLQHGLSGRSFSWARLAQSAGAQAAYVSPVLLALAAAAAWRALRAGAAQPPARLAAALTALPVAAFFTLAAARTPGALPHWPAPAWLSALLLLAAAGARWARAALWTGGALVAALLLALALPLPWASPLDELRGWEEPLAVARRLAPGARLATTHWMAVGQLGWRSAEPLAYVSDRPAGPSYYPPAPPDPRPLLVVAPERLGPSRAKLEELLGPLEERGELAATWRGRVVRRYRFYAPRPPPAPPAPAR
- a CDS encoding ArnT family glycosyltransferase — translated: MKPRLAALGLLALLYLPALGSSSSGTHPDESYYLGISAEMDARGAWLTPTIDGAAKWFKPPLLYWAERAAYAAFGRGFFGGRLPAALCAIALALLTGALARRMYGEPAELLATLLVGSTFGWVKFGRMAMMDAPMTLAFTAAAYGAWRACEEDRPRQLLWAGLGAGAAFMLKGPVGAVIILLLAGGFVALRRPRLLAGRYTLGAFALGALVGLPWYVASFAVHGRRFYDFFVVEQNLDRFRHPWTLGGEATLLVGLLVFLLPWTLLVLAALPGALRTWREPGSLLPLLWMAVVLAVFTVPSLKWPHYGLGCAPAAALLAARAAPPRWARLGTAALLAALAAGALAVLRWPLAPAAVAAIAPAALAFAAAAALCARGRLAPAAASAGGGLALLLAFAIPAVNPPVIPREALARLAGRDLHVYDYVPGIFTLGAGRPVHRVERAALAPTLAGGGVVILARGALDHLPPELAARLAPVARWEHIPGYLPPAVVARSWLERDPSLLFEPMLAVELRSGAVGAR